In Virgibacillus sp. NKC19-16, a single genomic region encodes these proteins:
- a CDS encoding ABC transporter ATP-binding protein has product MTQKPLLHVEGLKTHFFLDDDMVAKAVDGIDFQVRPGETVAIVGESGSGKSITSLSIMQLINKPGKIIEGKISLEDENLLEKSRKQMTKIRGNDIAMIFQEPMTALNPVYTIGNQIVETIRKHRNRSKNAARQEAIELLKVVGFPRAEEVMNEYPHQLSGGMRQRAMIAMAISCQPKLLIADEPSTALDVTIQAQILDLLDEMKERLDMAILLITHDLGVVAEYADRVLVMYGGQVVEETSARQLFETTKHPYTTGLLDSLPSLEKEISRLGAIKGTVPPAHSFPKGCRFSERCPHVMVRCYEANPELLEVEPNHKVRCYLYE; this is encoded by the coding sequence ATGACTCAAAAGCCATTATTACATGTTGAAGGATTGAAAACGCATTTCTTTTTAGATGACGACATGGTTGCCAAAGCAGTTGACGGGATTGATTTTCAGGTAAGGCCAGGAGAAACAGTGGCAATCGTCGGAGAATCTGGAAGCGGCAAGAGCATCACATCACTCTCCATCATGCAACTGATTAATAAACCAGGAAAGATTATCGAAGGCAAAATTAGTCTTGAAGACGAAAATCTACTGGAAAAGTCAAGGAAGCAAATGACAAAAATACGCGGTAATGACATTGCGATGATTTTCCAGGAACCGATGACAGCACTAAACCCCGTGTATACAATCGGTAATCAAATTGTAGAAACGATAAGAAAGCATCGAAATCGTTCAAAAAATGCCGCTCGGCAGGAAGCGATTGAATTATTAAAAGTCGTCGGATTCCCAAGGGCGGAAGAAGTAATGAATGAATATCCCCACCAGCTGTCAGGTGGGATGAGACAACGGGCGATGATTGCGATGGCGATCTCTTGTCAACCAAAACTACTCATTGCAGATGAACCTTCCACCGCACTCGATGTGACGATTCAAGCACAGATATTAGACTTGCTGGACGAGATGAAAGAAAGGCTTGATATGGCTATACTTCTAATCACACACGATTTAGGCGTTGTTGCCGAGTATGCGGATCGGGTTCTCGTTATGTATGGTGGTCAAGTTGTTGAAGAAACATCTGCCCGACAATTATTTGAAACTACGAAACATCCATATACAACAGGTTTGCTCGATAGCCTGCCAAGTCTTGAAAAAGAGATTAGTAGACTTGGCGCGATTAAAGGTACCGTTCCACCCGCACATAGTTTTCCAAAAGGCTGCCGCTTCTCAGAGCGTTGCCCGCATGTGATGGTTCGTTGTTACGAAGCGAATCCAGAGTTGCTTGAAGTTGAGCCAAATCATAAGGTTCGTTGTTATCTCTATGAATAA
- a CDS encoding ABC transporter ATP-binding protein codes for MTLEQQLSEQSTIKENDEKETLLQANHIKKYFPIKGGILKHTVGHVKAVDDVSLEIKKGETFGLVGESGSGKSTLGRVILRLLQPTEGEVLFEGNDISLMSNRKLRKYRKNMQIVFQDPFASLNTKMSVGELIEEPLLVQTSATKAERKKKSIELLEKVGLRASDRMKYPHEFSGGQRQRISIARALALNPKFIICDEPVSALDVSIQAQVLNLMADLQEEFDLTYLFIAHDLSVVKHISDRVAVMYLGRIAEVAPKKPLYDNPLHPYTQALLSSVPQTDVHRRREKIHLSGDLPSPSDPPSGCGFRTRCPHAHDRCAAERPELTDMGGGHFVACHLYDEAHT; via the coding sequence ATGACACTCGAACAACAACTATCCGAACAGTCAACAATAAAAGAAAATGATGAAAAAGAAACACTCCTTCAAGCGAATCATATAAAAAAATACTTTCCGATTAAGGGAGGAATTTTAAAACATACCGTAGGCCACGTCAAGGCAGTTGATGACGTCTCCCTTGAAATTAAAAAAGGCGAAACATTTGGACTTGTTGGGGAATCAGGCTCAGGTAAATCGACACTCGGGCGTGTTATTCTCCGCCTCCTTCAACCAACAGAGGGAGAAGTCCTATTTGAAGGCAATGACATTTCCCTCATGAGCAACCGTAAACTCCGAAAATATAGGAAAAACATGCAAATTGTTTTTCAGGATCCGTTCGCTTCCCTTAATACGAAAATGAGTGTTGGCGAACTAATCGAAGAGCCACTGCTCGTTCAGACCTCGGCAACAAAAGCGGAACGTAAGAAAAAATCTATCGAACTACTGGAAAAGGTAGGCCTGCGGGCAAGTGACCGTATGAAATACCCGCATGAATTCTCTGGTGGACAGCGTCAGCGCATCAGTATTGCTCGGGCGCTGGCACTTAATCCGAAATTTATTATTTGTGATGAGCCCGTCTCGGCACTCGATGTGTCAATACAGGCACAAGTACTAAATTTAATGGCTGACTTACAAGAAGAATTTGATTTAACATACCTTTTTATTGCGCATGATTTAAGTGTTGTTAAACATATTAGCGACCGTGTGGCTGTTATGTATCTTGGACGTATCGCCGAGGTCGCACCAAAGAAACCTCTTTATGATAACCCGCTTCACCCATATACACAAGCATTACTTTCATCAGTGCCGCAGACGGATGTTCACCGTCGTCGTGAAAAGATCCACCTAAGTGGAGATTTGCCAAGTCCGTCCGATCCACCTTCAGGATGCGGATTCCGGACTAGGTGCCCACATGCTCACGACAGGTGCGCTGCAGAACGTCCGGAATTAACGGACATGGGGGGCGGCCATTTCGTCGCATGCCACCTATACGATGAGGCCCACACATAA
- a CDS encoding peptide-binding protein — protein MLKRKWLLLFIFLLTLGILLAACNSDTSGGDMEEEGEAEATEDTETEEPTEEEEGEEEATGEPQMGGTLTGAMDTAPEGLFNPIFYTEAYEANILDFTHESLLSQNESLEFEPELATDWEINEDQTEITLTLEEGVTWHDGEDFTADDVVYTYSAMASPGYVEAGGVRTEYVVRLLGYEEFNNGDTEEFEGVVAEDDHTVTFKFAEPNVTIEKDVSFDIIPEHIFGDVPIEEIPEHPATLNAGEVIGTGPFQFTEMLDREQYVLEKHADYWKGEPYLDQIVWRVVEQSVMLGLLENGEIDFIGDPTGVPPADYETVADVDHIELIEQTDFGYQLLGFKMNHRTDADVESGTIDPDNWESNEDMSEQLVRQAIAYAVDRQAIVDNLLYGHGSVINAPIAQQFWAYDEEAATPYEYDPEQANALLDEAGYVDTNDDGMRETPDGEEWVVNLNYPTGNQLREDAAPILAQFLEEVGITIDLRQPKEMTAYQEELTDDNTDWDLYMIGWSLGSGDPDPSALWGADAAYNFSRWNNDESEQLLQEAMQPPEAFEQDYRAEKYSEWQSVFSEDLPALLLFAQNSIYGYNERLNGVNPMPYSFNNDPELWWVSE, from the coding sequence ATGTTAAAAAGGAAATGGTTATTGCTTTTTATTTTTTTACTAACACTTGGAATTTTACTCGCCGCTTGTAATAGCGATACATCAGGTGGCGACATGGAAGAAGAAGGCGAAGCTGAAGCGACGGAAGATACAGAAACGGAAGAACCGACGGAAGAGGAAGAAGGGGAAGAAGAAGCTACAGGTGAACCACAAATGGGCGGTACACTGACTGGTGCGATGGATACAGCTCCTGAAGGCTTGTTTAACCCGATTTTCTATACAGAAGCATATGAAGCTAATATTTTGGATTTCACCCATGAATCGCTGCTCAGTCAAAATGAGTCGCTGGAATTCGAACCGGAACTGGCAACCGATTGGGAAATCAATGAAGACCAAACCGAAATCACGTTAACGCTTGAAGAAGGCGTTACATGGCATGATGGTGAGGATTTCACAGCTGACGATGTTGTCTATACCTACAGTGCCATGGCCAGTCCAGGTTATGTAGAAGCGGGAGGCGTTCGTACAGAATATGTTGTTAGACTGCTAGGATATGAGGAATTCAATAACGGGGATACAGAAGAGTTCGAAGGCGTTGTTGCTGAAGATGATCATACGGTTACCTTTAAATTTGCCGAGCCTAATGTAACGATTGAAAAAGATGTGTCCTTCGACATTATTCCAGAACATATCTTTGGTGATGTCCCTATTGAGGAAATTCCTGAACATCCGGCAACACTTAACGCCGGTGAGGTTATCGGTACCGGGCCATTCCAGTTCACAGAAATGCTTGACCGTGAACAATATGTGCTTGAAAAGCATGCAGACTATTGGAAAGGTGAACCATACTTGGATCAAATCGTCTGGCGTGTTGTTGAGCAATCAGTCATGCTCGGGTTACTTGAAAATGGTGAGATCGATTTTATCGGTGATCCAACCGGTGTACCACCAGCAGACTATGAAACAGTAGCAGACGTTGATCATATAGAGCTCATCGAACAAACCGATTTCGGCTACCAGCTGCTAGGCTTTAAGATGAACCACCGGACAGATGCCGACGTTGAAAGCGGAACAATTGACCCTGATAACTGGGAATCAAACGAGGATATGAGTGAACAATTAGTACGTCAAGCGATTGCGTATGCAGTTGACCGCCAAGCGATCGTTGATAACCTGTTATACGGACATGGTTCTGTTATTAATGCGCCGATCGCTCAGCAATTCTGGGCATATGATGAAGAAGCTGCAACACCCTATGAATATGACCCTGAACAAGCGAACGCTTTGCTTGATGAGGCAGGCTATGTTGATACGAATGATGACGGCATGAGAGAAACACCTGACGGGGAAGAATGGGTTGTGAACCTGAACTACCCTACAGGGAATCAACTTCGTGAAGATGCTGCACCAATTCTCGCACAATTTCTAGAGGAAGTCGGTATTACAATCGACTTGCGTCAACCAAAGGAAATGACAGCTTATCAGGAAGAATTAACGGATGATAACACGGATTGGGATCTTTACATGATTGGTTGGAGCTTAGGAAGCGGTGACCCTGACCCATCTGCTTTATGGGGTGCAGATGCTGCCTACAACTTCTCGCGCTGGAACAATGATGAATCCGAACAATTATTACAAGAAGCAATGCAACCACCAGAAGCGTTCGAACAAGATTATCGTGCCGAGAAATACAGTGAGTGGCAATCTGTGTTCTCAGAGGACTTACCTGCGCTTCTCTTGTTTGCACAAAACTCCATTTACGGCTACAACGAGCGGTTAAATGGTGTTAACCCAATGCCATATTCATTCAATAACGACCCTGAATTATGGTGGGTATCCGAGTAA